In a genomic window of Prochlorococcus marinus str. GP2:
- a CDS encoding aldo/keto reductase has protein sequence MEYRRFGRTNLKIPILSLGGMRFQKSWDQLDFSEISNEEQTKVENILNLANKYGLSHVETAKYYGTSEVQLGMGFKNIKKIPNIIQTKIPPNSDPKIFKRDVLTSLEKLKVKRIDLLAIHGINTNEHLHQTIKDGGCIEILRKMQKENLIGSIGFSTHGRSSLIEKVISTNLFDYVNLHWYFINQENTKVINLAKKHDLGVFIISPTDKGGHLHTPSTKMLELCSPLHPIVFNDLFCLRNQNVHTLSVGIAKEADFDLHLEAVSLLSESERYVPKILDRLRQESINALGLEWNQNWNRNLPSWEYTPGNINIPVLLWLSNLIDWLDMEGFARARYQLLGNGSHWFPGCNANLLDEDVSEGQLLKVLEGHINPKKVIRKLRTLKEKFGDNVAKRLSKK, from the coding sequence ATGGAATATCGGAGATTTGGTCGAACCAATCTAAAGATTCCTATTTTGTCTTTGGGTGGCATGAGATTTCAAAAAAGTTGGGATCAATTAGACTTTTCAGAGATTTCAAATGAAGAACAAACTAAAGTTGAAAATATTTTAAATCTGGCAAACAAATATGGCTTAAGTCATGTAGAAACTGCTAAGTATTACGGAACTTCTGAGGTGCAATTAGGAATGGGTTTTAAAAATATTAAAAAAATCCCAAATATTATTCAAACGAAGATTCCACCAAACAGTGATCCCAAAATTTTTAAGAGAGATGTTCTGACAAGTCTTGAGAAATTGAAAGTTAAAAGAATTGATTTACTAGCAATACATGGCATTAATACCAATGAACATTTACATCAAACTATTAAAGATGGAGGCTGTATTGAAATTTTAAGGAAGATGCAAAAAGAAAATTTAATTGGATCTATTGGATTTTCGACCCATGGAAGATCTTCGCTTATTGAGAAGGTTATATCAACCAACTTATTTGATTATGTAAATTTGCACTGGTATTTCATAAATCAAGAAAACACAAAGGTTATAAATTTAGCAAAAAAGCATGATCTTGGGGTATTTATTATAAGCCCCACTGATAAAGGGGGACATCTTCATACACCTTCAACAAAAATGTTGGAACTTTGTAGTCCACTTCATCCTATAGTTTTTAATGATCTTTTTTGCTTAAGAAATCAAAACGTCCATACTCTGAGTGTGGGTATTGCAAAAGAGGCAGATTTTGATCTTCATTTAGAAGCAGTCTCTTTGTTATCAGAATCTGAGAGATATGTTCCAAAGATATTAGACAGATTGAGGCAGGAATCAATTAATGCTTTAGGTTTAGAGTGGAATCAAAATTGGAATAGAAATTTACCCAGTTGGGAATATACCCCAGGAAATATTAATATTCCAGTTCTGCTCTGGCTTTCAAATTTAATAGATTGGTTGGATATGGAAGGATTTGCAAGAGCAAGATATCAATTGCTTGGTAATGGAAGTCATTGGTTTCCAGGATGTAACGCTAATTTACTTGATGAGGATGTTTCTGAAGGACAATTATTGAAAGTTTTAGAAGGCCATATCAATCCAAAAAAAGTTATAAGAAAATTAAGAACTTTAAAAGAAAAGTTTGGTGATAACGTTGCTAAAAGATTATCAAAAAAATAA
- a CDS encoding ferredoxin, translating to MDFTDPFNNPEENIEITGWEPVLGGQLAEKAVWVDEAKCIGCQYCIHVASNTFIVDEFHGRSRAVRQDGDSSDVIQEAIDTCPVDCIHWVKFEELDDLENSLDRDMFQSFGKPPRMNKH from the coding sequence ATGGATTTTACAGATCCATTTAATAATCCTGAAGAAAATATTGAAATTACAGGGTGGGAGCCTGTATTAGGTGGTCAGCTAGCTGAGAAAGCTGTATGGGTTGATGAAGCTAAATGTATTGGCTGTCAATACTGTATACACGTAGCTTCAAACACTTTCATAGTTGATGAATTTCATGGTAGAAGTCGAGCTGTGAGACAAGACGGAGATAGTTCTGATGTTATACAAGAAGCGATAGATACATGCCCTGTTGATTGTATTCACTGGGTCAAGTTTGAAGAATTGGATGATTTGGAAAATAGTCTAGATAGGGATATGTTCCAATCATTTGGAAAACCTCCAAGAATGAATAAGCATTAA